The Micromonospora sp. NBC_01740 genome includes a window with the following:
- a CDS encoding ribose-phosphate diphosphokinase gives MRDIAVFSGTAHPELAAEICTHLDVPLHPVRVSRFANDCLEVQLQANCRERDVFLIQPLVPPVQENLVELLLMIDAARGASAGRITVVLPHYAYARSDKKDAPRISIGGRLVADLLTSAGADRVLAMTLHSPQVHGFFSVPVDHLHALRELADHFTRYDLSNTVVVSPDLGNAKEAAAFARRLGTPVAAGAKQRFSDDRVKISAVIGDVTDRDVIVLDDEIAKGSTVIELMEHLRELRVRSIRLACTHGLFSSGALQRLSEQEGVLEIVCTNTVPIPADKRVPKLEILSVAPALAEAMRRIHNGESVSALFA, from the coding sequence GTGCGTGACATCGCCGTCTTCAGTGGTACCGCCCACCCCGAACTCGCCGCCGAGATCTGCACCCATCTCGACGTGCCGCTGCACCCGGTGCGGGTCTCCCGGTTCGCCAACGACTGCCTGGAAGTGCAGTTGCAGGCCAACTGCCGGGAGCGGGACGTCTTCCTGATCCAGCCGTTGGTGCCGCCCGTGCAGGAGAACCTGGTCGAGCTGCTGCTCATGATCGACGCGGCCCGGGGTGCCTCGGCCGGCCGGATCACCGTGGTGCTGCCGCACTACGCGTACGCGCGCTCCGACAAGAAGGACGCGCCGCGCATCTCGATCGGCGGGCGGCTCGTCGCCGACCTGCTCACCTCGGCGGGCGCGGACCGGGTGCTGGCGATGACCCTGCACTCGCCCCAGGTGCACGGCTTCTTCAGCGTGCCGGTCGACCACCTGCACGCGCTGCGCGAGCTGGCCGACCACTTCACCCGCTACGACCTGAGCAACACGGTGGTGGTCTCGCCGGACCTCGGCAACGCCAAGGAGGCGGCGGCGTTCGCGCGGCGGCTCGGCACCCCGGTGGCCGCCGGGGCGAAGCAGCGGTTCAGCGACGACCGGGTCAAGATCAGCGCGGTGATCGGCGACGTGACCGACCGGGACGTGATCGTGCTGGACGACGAGATCGCCAAGGGCAGTACGGTGATCGAGCTGATGGAGCACCTGCGCGAGCTCCGGGTCCGCTCGATCCGGCTGGCCTGCACCCACGGCCTCTTCTCCAGCGGCGCGTTGCAGCGGCTGAGTGAGCAGGAGGGCGTGCTGGAGATCGTCTGCACGAACACGGTGCCGATCCCCGCCGACAAGCGGGTGCCGAAGCTGGAGATCCTGTCCGTGGCGCCGGCCCTGGCCGAGGCGATGCGCCGGATCCACAACGGCGAATCGGTAAGCGCCCTCTTCGCCTGA
- the glpK gene encoding glycerol kinase GlpK, translating to MTPQYVAAIDQGTTSSRCIVFDRAGEIVSVAQREHRQIFPRPGWVEHDAEEIWDNVQRVVREALHAAGTDAAGLAAVGITNQRETTLVWDRATGRPVANAIVWQDTRTAPLLRELDQAYGEERFRSRTGLPLATYFAGPKLRWLLDHVDGLRGRAEAGEVLFGTMDSWLIWKLTGRHVTDVTNASRTLLMDLSTLDWDPELLDAMGVPAAMLPEIRSSAEVYGEATGVLAGVPVASALGDQQAALFGQTCFQPGEAKCTYGTGSFLLLNTGASPVPSTHGLLTTVAYRIQGQPAAYALEGAIAVTGSLVQWLRDNLGLISTAPEVEELARTVDDNGGCYVVPAFSGLFAPHWRSDARGIIAGLTGYITKGHLARAALEASAWQTREVVDAMNADSDVALRRLRVDGGMTANGLLMQFLADVLDVPVVRSRITETTCLGAAYAAGLAVGFWPDLATLRGQWRSDAQWESTMEPAHRERELRNWRKAVQRTLDWVD from the coding sequence GTGACCCCCCAGTACGTCGCCGCCATCGACCAGGGCACCACCTCCTCGCGGTGCATCGTCTTCGACCGGGCCGGGGAGATCGTCTCCGTCGCCCAGCGGGAGCACCGGCAGATCTTCCCCCGGCCGGGCTGGGTGGAGCACGACGCCGAGGAGATCTGGGACAACGTCCAGCGGGTGGTCCGGGAGGCGCTGCACGCCGCCGGCACCGACGCCGCCGGGCTCGCCGCCGTGGGCATCACCAACCAGCGGGAGACCACGCTCGTCTGGGACCGGGCCACCGGGCGGCCGGTGGCCAACGCGATCGTCTGGCAGGACACCCGCACCGCGCCGCTGCTGCGTGAGCTCGACCAGGCGTACGGCGAGGAGCGGTTCCGCTCCCGCACCGGCCTGCCGCTGGCCACCTACTTCGCCGGGCCGAAGCTGCGGTGGCTGCTGGATCACGTCGACGGGCTGCGCGGGCGCGCCGAGGCCGGCGAGGTGCTCTTCGGCACGATGGACAGCTGGCTGATCTGGAAGCTCACCGGCCGGCACGTCACCGACGTGACAAACGCCAGCCGCACCCTGCTGATGGACCTGAGCACCCTCGACTGGGACCCGGAGCTGCTCGACGCGATGGGGGTGCCGGCCGCGATGCTGCCGGAGATCCGCAGCTCCGCCGAGGTCTACGGGGAGGCCACCGGCGTCCTGGCCGGGGTGCCGGTCGCCAGCGCGCTCGGCGACCAGCAGGCCGCCCTGTTCGGGCAGACCTGCTTCCAGCCGGGCGAGGCCAAGTGCACCTACGGCACCGGCAGCTTCCTGCTGCTCAACACCGGTGCCAGCCCGGTCCCCTCCACCCACGGCCTGCTCACCACGGTCGCCTACCGCATCCAGGGCCAGCCCGCCGCGTACGCGCTGGAGGGGGCGATCGCGGTCACCGGCTCGCTGGTGCAGTGGCTGCGTGACAACCTCGGGCTGATCTCCACCGCGCCCGAGGTGGAGGAGTTGGCCCGCACCGTCGACGACAACGGCGGCTGCTACGTCGTGCCGGCCTTCTCCGGGCTGTTCGCCCCGCACTGGCGCAGCGACGCGCGCGGGATCATCGCCGGGCTGACCGGCTACATCACCAAGGGCCACCTGGCCCGGGCCGCGCTGGAGGCGTCCGCCTGGCAGACCCGCGAGGTGGTCGACGCGATGAACGCCGACTCCGACGTGGCGCTGCGCCGGCTGCGGGTCGACGGCGGGATGACCGCCAACGGGCTGCTGATGCAGTTCCTCGCCGACGTGCTCGACGTGCCGGTGGTCCGGTCCCGGATCACCGAGACCACCTGCCTCGGCGCGGCGTACGCGGCCGGCCTGGCGGTCGGCTTCTGGCCGGACCTGGCGACGCTGCGTGGCCAGTGGCGCTCCGACGCGCAGTGGGAGTCGACGATGGAACCGGCGCACCGGGAGCGGGAGCTGCGCAACTGGCGCAAGGCCGTCCAGCGCACCCTCGACTGGGTGGACTGA
- a CDS encoding phosphoribosylaminoimidazolesuccinocarboxamide synthase — MELLHSGKVRDVYADGEDLILVASDRISIYDVVLPTPIPDKGKLLTALSLWWFEQLADLVPNHVISATDVPAEFAGRAIRCRRLEMVAVECVARGYLTGGGLKEYQRTGAVSGVELPRGLVEASILPEPIFTPSTKAPVGEHDEPITFAEVVDKVGAETAERLRRITLDVYRRGAELAADRGILVADTKIELGWAPDGTLTVGDELLTSDSSRFWPAESYQPGRAQFSYDKQYVRDWAVESGWDRQGPAPEVPAEVVEATRARYVDVYEKLTGNRWD, encoded by the coding sequence GTGGAACTTCTGCACTCGGGCAAGGTGAGGGATGTCTACGCCGACGGCGAGGACCTGATCCTGGTCGCCTCCGACCGCATCTCGATCTACGACGTGGTGCTGCCGACGCCGATCCCCGACAAGGGCAAGCTGCTCACCGCGCTCTCGCTGTGGTGGTTCGAGCAGCTCGCCGACCTGGTGCCGAACCACGTCATCTCCGCCACCGACGTGCCGGCGGAGTTCGCCGGTCGGGCGATCCGCTGCCGGCGGCTGGAGATGGTCGCGGTGGAGTGCGTCGCCCGGGGCTACCTGACCGGCGGCGGCCTGAAGGAGTACCAGCGCACCGGCGCGGTCTCCGGCGTCGAGCTGCCGCGCGGGCTGGTCGAGGCGTCCATCCTGCCCGAGCCGATCTTCACCCCGTCGACCAAGGCGCCGGTGGGCGAGCACGACGAGCCAATCACCTTCGCCGAGGTGGTGGACAAGGTCGGCGCCGAGACCGCCGAGCGGCTGCGCCGGATCACGCTCGACGTCTACCGCCGGGGGGCCGAGCTGGCCGCCGACCGGGGCATCCTGGTCGCCGACACCAAGATCGAGCTGGGCTGGGCGCCGGACGGCACGCTGACCGTCGGCGACGAGCTGCTCACCTCCGACTCGTCCCGGTTCTGGCCGGCGGAGTCGTACCAGCCGGGCCGGGCGCAGTTCTCCTACGACAAGCAGTACGTCCGGGACTGGGCGGTGGAGAGCGGCTGGGACCGGCAGGGCCCGGCGCCCGAGGTGCCGGCCGAGGTGGTCGAGGCGACCCGGGCCCGCTACGTCGACGTCTACGAGAAGCTGACCGGCAACCGCTGGGACTGA
- a CDS encoding ABC transporter substrate-binding protein, which yields MPVARSPLPRAEADPGRRRVLAAMLGAPVLATGGLTGCTEGRTAPEETGPVELSVFWYGGAKRAELTERVLRLYTDRNPRVGFRITWQGAGGYYDRLATQAAGGNVPDLIQLDDSMLAEYARREIVLDLSGYVADHRLDLRTLPQGLVRYGQVDGRTVGVAAAQTAAAVVYDRTLLRRLRLPEPNTGMSWAEYVAWARRVTRASDGRVAGTMDPSGDYRALWLWLRGQGGEFYRGRQLGFDADALIEWFDLWRRARSSRATPSAALVEQADGGEPIQQLVVTGATAASFAWSHQLPELQRLTDAELGLAAMPGPPEAQWHRASMYWAAFRGTRHPDLVADVINFLTGNGEAGSVLGHERGLSPSLAVRSYVEGSITEPAQRRAAALGTALAARLGPAPSPPPQGHPRVRALLLEAAESIRGGRTGPRAATTRFMARADAALAG from the coding sequence GTGCCCGTTGCCCGATCCCCGCTGCCCCGCGCCGAAGCGGATCCGGGCCGACGTCGGGTGCTCGCCGCGATGCTGGGTGCGCCGGTGCTCGCGACCGGCGGGCTCACCGGGTGCACCGAGGGCCGGACGGCCCCCGAGGAGACCGGGCCCGTCGAGCTGTCGGTCTTCTGGTACGGCGGGGCGAAGCGGGCCGAACTCACCGAGCGGGTGCTGCGGCTCTACACCGACCGCAATCCCCGCGTCGGTTTCCGGATCACCTGGCAGGGCGCCGGCGGCTACTACGACCGGCTGGCCACCCAGGCCGCGGGCGGCAACGTGCCCGACCTGATCCAGCTCGACGACAGCATGCTCGCCGAGTACGCCCGCCGCGAGATCGTCCTGGACCTCAGCGGGTACGTCGCCGACCACCGCCTGGACCTGCGCACCCTGCCCCAGGGCCTGGTCCGGTACGGGCAGGTCGACGGCCGTACGGTCGGCGTCGCAGCGGCACAGACCGCCGCCGCCGTGGTCTACGACCGCACGCTGCTGCGCCGGCTGCGGCTGCCCGAGCCGAACACGGGAATGTCCTGGGCGGAGTACGTCGCCTGGGCGCGACGGGTCACCCGGGCGAGCGACGGCCGGGTGGCCGGCACGATGGACCCGTCCGGCGACTACCGGGCGCTCTGGCTCTGGCTGCGCGGCCAGGGCGGTGAGTTCTACCGCGGTCGACAGCTCGGCTTCGACGCCGACGCGCTGATCGAATGGTTCGACCTGTGGCGGCGTGCCCGCTCCAGCCGGGCCACCCCGAGCGCCGCACTCGTGGAGCAGGCCGACGGCGGCGAACCCATCCAGCAGCTCGTGGTCACCGGCGCGACGGCCGCCTCGTTCGCCTGGTCGCACCAGCTACCGGAACTCCAACGCCTCACCGACGCCGAGCTGGGCCTGGCCGCCATGCCGGGTCCCCCGGAGGCCCAGTGGCACCGGGCGTCGATGTACTGGGCGGCCTTCCGCGGCACCCGGCACCCCGACCTGGTCGCCGACGTGATCAACTTCCTGACCGGCAACGGCGAGGCGGGCAGCGTGCTCGGTCACGAGCGCGGGCTCAGCCCCAGCCTCGCCGTGCGCAGCTACGTCGAGGGCAGCATCACCGAGCCGGCGCAGCGGCGCGCGGCCGCCCTCGGCACCGCACTGGCCGCCCGGCTGGGACCGGCGCCCAGCCCACCGCCGCAGGGCCACCCCCGGGTGCGGGCGCTGCTGCTGGAGGCCGCCGAGAGCATTCGCGGCGGCCGGACCGGCCCTCGGGCGGCGACGACCCGCTTCATGGCCCGGGCGGACGCGGCGCTGGCCGGATAG
- a CDS encoding UPF0182 family membrane protein, translating into MKSSSPLPRMSRRGRVTIGVLVGVFVLFTLLGWGVRAWTDWLWFDEVRYTGVFTGVLTTRLLLFFAVGLGMALIVGGNLWLAQRLRPRMRPHSPEQATLERYRMLLGPRLGLWITLVATVVGLFAGLSAQSRWNQWLLFRNGGDFGVKDPEFGIDVGFYVFQLPFLRYLLGVGFTAVVLSVIGALAVHYVFGGVRLQGVGDRMTNAARAHLSTLVAVFVLLKALAYVLDRRAMLLEYGNGPVYGAGYADVNALLPAKEILAYISIVVAIAIIVFSNAWMRNLVWPGISLALLGVSAVAIGGVYPWAVQTFEVKPSAKEKEAPYIERSIKATRSAFGLEAATTTPYAASNLTPPATLATDTSVVPNIRLLDPQLVSETYTQRQQVRQFYDFGEKLDVDRYGVNGKVQDYVVGLREVNYRQLTPQQNTWINRHTVYTHGYGLVAAPGNRVVCGGQPFFVSGFLGDPQEQQKEQGQQTSEQCASQTEQIAAKQPRVYYGERMDASDYAIVGQSDPARKAEFDRPVGEGGESYTYTGEGGVEIGSFTRRLLYAIKEQESNFLLSDAVNDNSKLLYVRNPRDRVEKVAPFLTLDGDPYPAVVDGRIQWIIDGYTTAATYPYAERVNLQEQTADELTGRGTFQLARENVNYIRNSVKATVDAYDGTVRLYEFDETDPVLKAWNKAFGGDLVLPKSEIPAELAEHFRYPADLFKVQRNLLTRFHVTDPGAFYSETDFWQVPNVPDAPDTGQKQPPYYLYTQFPGQESARFQLTSAVTPNGRENLAALISGSYVDGQPRLEVLDLPDQTRVSGPVQVHQSMTNNANIRQQLNLLQSQQAQVQYGNLLSLPFGDGMLYIEPVYVKTAAQNAPPLLQRVLMSYGDGGSYVVLANNVTDGIKQLVEQGKQAAAPGTPPPAGGTPPPAGGTPPGGTAPPLTGELAEAANRVQTAIAEVRAAQTSGDFERYGRALKALDEALTAFQRAQQAASTPASPAPGASAPASPTPSAPASPAPGGSASPTPGG; encoded by the coding sequence ATGAAGAGCAGCAGCCCCCTGCCGAGGATGAGCCGACGCGGACGCGTCACGATCGGTGTCCTGGTCGGGGTGTTCGTGCTCTTCACCCTGCTCGGCTGGGGTGTCCGGGCGTGGACGGACTGGCTGTGGTTCGACGAGGTCCGCTACACCGGGGTCTTCACGGGGGTGCTGACGACCCGGCTGCTGCTCTTCTTCGCCGTCGGCCTCGGCATGGCGCTGATAGTCGGCGGCAACCTCTGGCTGGCCCAGCGGCTGCGCCCCCGGATGCGCCCGCACTCGCCGGAGCAGGCCACCCTGGAGCGTTACCGGATGCTGCTGGGCCCCCGGCTAGGCCTGTGGATCACGCTGGTCGCCACCGTGGTCGGCCTCTTCGCCGGGCTGTCGGCGCAGAGCCGGTGGAACCAGTGGCTGCTCTTCCGCAACGGCGGGGACTTCGGCGTGAAGGACCCGGAGTTCGGCATCGACGTCGGCTTCTACGTCTTCCAGTTGCCGTTCCTGCGCTACCTGCTCGGCGTGGGCTTCACCGCCGTGGTGCTCTCCGTGATCGGCGCGCTCGCCGTGCACTACGTCTTCGGCGGCGTCCGCCTCCAAGGCGTCGGCGACCGGATGACCAACGCCGCCCGGGCCCACCTGAGCACGCTCGTCGCGGTCTTCGTCCTGCTCAAGGCGCTCGCGTACGTGCTGGACCGGCGCGCGATGCTGCTGGAGTACGGCAACGGCCCCGTCTACGGCGCCGGCTACGCCGACGTCAACGCGCTGCTGCCGGCCAAGGAGATCCTCGCCTACATCTCCATCGTCGTGGCGATCGCGATCATCGTCTTCTCCAACGCCTGGATGCGGAACCTGGTCTGGCCGGGCATCTCGCTCGCCCTGCTGGGCGTCTCCGCCGTCGCCATCGGCGGCGTCTACCCCTGGGCGGTGCAGACCTTCGAGGTCAAGCCCAGCGCGAAGGAGAAGGAGGCGCCGTACATCGAGCGGAGCATCAAGGCCACCCGCTCGGCGTTCGGCCTGGAGGCGGCCACCACCACGCCGTACGCGGCGAGCAACCTGACCCCGCCGGCGACCCTCGCCACGGACACCTCCGTGGTGCCGAACATCCGGCTGCTCGACCCGCAACTGGTCTCCGAGACGTACACCCAGCGCCAGCAGGTCCGGCAGTTCTACGACTTCGGCGAGAAGTTGGACGTCGACCGGTACGGCGTCAACGGCAAGGTGCAGGACTACGTGGTGGGCCTGCGCGAGGTCAACTACCGGCAGTTGACCCCCCAGCAGAACACCTGGATCAACCGGCACACCGTCTACACCCACGGCTACGGGCTCGTGGCGGCGCCCGGCAACCGGGTGGTCTGCGGCGGTCAGCCCTTCTTCGTCTCCGGCTTCCTCGGCGACCCGCAGGAGCAGCAGAAGGAGCAGGGCCAGCAGACGAGCGAGCAGTGTGCCTCGCAGACCGAGCAGATCGCGGCGAAGCAGCCCCGCGTCTACTACGGCGAGCGGATGGACGCCAGCGACTACGCGATCGTCGGCCAGAGCGACCCGGCGCGGAAGGCGGAGTTCGACCGCCCGGTCGGCGAGGGCGGCGAGTCCTACACCTACACCGGTGAGGGCGGCGTCGAGATCGGCTCGTTCACCCGGCGGCTGCTTTACGCGATCAAGGAGCAGGAGTCGAACTTCCTGCTCTCCGACGCGGTCAACGACAACTCGAAGCTGCTCTACGTGCGCAACCCCCGCGACCGGGTGGAGAAGGTCGCCCCGTTCCTCACCCTCGACGGCGACCCGTACCCGGCGGTGGTCGACGGCCGGATCCAGTGGATCATCGACGGTTACACCACGGCGGCGACCTACCCGTACGCCGAGCGCGTCAACCTCCAGGAGCAGACGGCCGACGAGCTGACCGGGCGGGGCACCTTCCAGCTCGCCCGGGAGAACGTCAACTACATCCGCAACTCCGTGAAGGCCACCGTCGACGCGTACGACGGCACGGTCCGGCTCTACGAGTTCGACGAGACCGACCCGGTGCTCAAGGCGTGGAACAAGGCGTTCGGCGGTGACCTGGTGCTGCCGAAGTCGGAGATCCCGGCCGAGCTGGCCGAGCACTTCCGCTACCCGGCCGACCTGTTCAAGGTGCAGCGCAACCTGCTGACCCGGTTCCACGTGACCGACCCCGGCGCCTTCTACTCCGAGACGGACTTCTGGCAGGTGCCGAACGTGCCGGACGCCCCCGACACCGGCCAGAAGCAGCCGCCCTACTACCTCTACACGCAGTTCCCCGGCCAGGAGTCGGCGCGCTTCCAGCTCACCTCGGCGGTCACCCCGAACGGCCGGGAGAACCTCGCCGCGCTGATCTCCGGGTCGTACGTGGACGGGCAGCCGAGACTGGAGGTGCTCGACCTGCCCGACCAGACCCGGGTCTCCGGCCCGGTGCAGGTGCACCAGTCGATGACCAACAACGCGAACATCCGGCAGCAGCTCAACCTGCTCCAGTCCCAGCAGGCCCAGGTGCAGTACGGCAACCTGCTCTCCCTGCCGTTCGGCGACGGCATGCTCTACATCGAGCCGGTCTACGTGAAGACCGCCGCGCAGAACGCGCCGCCGCTGTTGCAGCGGGTGCTGATGTCGTACGGCGACGGCGGCTCCTACGTGGTGCTGGCCAACAACGTGACCGACGGCATCAAGCAGCTCGTCGAGCAGGGCAAGCAGGCCGCCGCCCCGGGCACCCCGCCGCCCGCCGGCGGCACCCCGCCCCCGGCCGGGGGCACGCCGCCGGGTGGGACCGCACCTCCGCTGACCGGCGAGCTGGCCGAGGCGGCGAACCGCGTACAGACCGCCATCGCGGAGGTCCGGGCCGCGCAGACCTCGGGCGACTTCGAGCGGTACGGGCGCGCGTTGAAGGCGCTCGACGAGGCGCTCACCGCCTTCCAGCGGGCCCAGCAGGCCGCCAGCACCCCGGCGTCCCCGGCACCCGGCGCCAGCGCTCCCGCGTCCCCGACGCCCAGCGCCCCGGCGTCCCCGGCACCGGGTGGCAGCGCCTCACCCACCCCGGGCGGCTGA